One window of the Brevundimonas goettingensis genome contains the following:
- a CDS encoding DUF1254 domain-containing protein, producing the protein MSCRVFHAVRAEEERPGLPDAAVIATLLEERDVQRACQAWLLALPTVAWAQWQNQHETVFGARDGDIVKYRSVRDKLGLMGADAAPCAAGFVNTARTGPVAVDFPAGGGTAGEFVDFRGRAIGAVGMGGPDRGRGGRYLVLGPGQAPPEGIGWDFLVRSPTFNLALTFRIARPTRPSGSG; encoded by the coding sequence ATGTCCTGTCGCGTTTTTCATGCCGTGCGTGCCGAGGAGGAGAGGCCGGGTCTGCCGGATGCGGCGGTCATCGCGACCCTTCTGGAGGAGCGGGATGTGCAGCGGGCCTGTCAAGCCTGGCTCCTGGCGCTGCCGACGGTGGCCTGGGCGCAGTGGCAGAACCAGCATGAGACGGTGTTCGGGGCACGCGACGGCGACATCGTCAAATACCGGTCGGTGCGCGACAAACTCGGTCTGATGGGGGCCGACGCGGCGCCCTGTGCGGCGGGGTTCGTGAACACGGCGCGGACCGGGCCGGTGGCGGTGGACTTTCCAGCCGGGGGAGGGACGGCCGGAGAGTTCGTCGACTTCCGCGGACGGGCGATCGGGGCGGTGGGGATGGGCGGCCCGGACCGGGGCCGGGGCGGGCGCTATCTGGTGCTGGGGCCGGGGCAGGCGCCGCCGGAAGGGATCGGCTGGGACTTTCTGGTGCGGTCGCCGACCTTCAACCTGGCGCTGACTTTTCGCATCGCGCGCCCGACGCGGCCGAGCGGGAGCGGGTGA
- a CDS encoding VWA domain-containing protein has product MAMTAVSGLKWAACGSALSLVLALGGCERKAADEDAIHLEGGSAAARAYVAGFTTKDPATCFREVGLRQPELKGRPGGLGPRVAPTRVIVMIDGSGSMAGRMGGRTKLELAREAALGFVEGLPASVQTSLLVFGQEGNNRADGKAASCSAIDVLAPMSADRGPLRSALGQVRAVGWTPLAAGLDRAEALLAASATPGEQVIYVVSDGEETCGGDPVAVARRINGGRTRAIVNVIGFNLPSGEAAKLAAVARAGGGGFVNLSNEAELARVTAEVKESIRQTDNEVATSITTTDNNVATSLAVTDADTCISIMATDEETAMIIDLTDRETAGRPVSFKEEAKALLKARHDAMRARLAAYRARLTGAEAAAKRDIDSAAEAVR; this is encoded by the coding sequence ATGGCCATGACGGCGGTTTCGGGTCTCAAATGGGCGGCCTGTGGGTCCGCGCTTTCCCTCGTCCTGGCGCTGGGCGGGTGCGAGCGGAAGGCCGCCGACGAGGATGCGATCCATCTGGAGGGCGGATCGGCGGCGGCGCGGGCCTATGTGGCGGGGTTCACGACGAAGGATCCGGCGACCTGTTTCCGGGAGGTGGGGCTGAGACAGCCGGAGCTGAAAGGCCGCCCCGGCGGCCTGGGTCCCCGGGTCGCGCCGACGCGGGTGATCGTGATGATCGACGGGTCCGGTTCGATGGCCGGTCGGATGGGCGGCCGGACCAAGCTGGAACTGGCGCGGGAGGCGGCGCTCGGGTTTGTCGAGGGATTGCCCGCCTCGGTGCAGACCTCGCTGCTGGTCTTCGGTCAGGAGGGGAACAATCGGGCGGACGGCAAGGCGGCGTCCTGTTCGGCCATTGACGTGCTGGCGCCGATGTCGGCGGACCGGGGGCCGTTGCGCTCGGCCCTGGGGCAGGTGCGGGCGGTCGGCTGGACGCCTCTGGCCGCCGGGCTGGACCGGGCCGAGGCCCTGCTGGCGGCCTCAGCCACGCCCGGCGAGCAGGTCATCTATGTGGTGTCGGACGGGGAGGAGACCTGCGGCGGCGATCCGGTCGCGGTGGCGCGGCGGATCAACGGCGGCCGGACCCGGGCGATCGTCAATGTGATCGGCTTCAACCTGCCGTCGGGCGAGGCGGCGAAACTGGCGGCGGTGGCGCGGGCCGGGGGCGGCGGCTTCGTCAACCTGTCCAACGAAGCCGAGCTGGCGCGGGTGACGGCCGAGGTGAAGGAATCGATCCGTCAGACGGACAATGAGGTCGCGACCAGTATCACCACGACCGACAACAATGTGGCGACCAGCCTCGCCGTCACCGACGCCGACACCTGTATCTCGATCATGGCCACCGACGAGGAGACGGCGATGATCATCGACCTGACGGATCGGGAGACGGCGGGACGGCCCGTGTCGTTCAAGGAGGAGGCCAAGGCCCTGCTGAAGGCGCGCCACGATGCGATGCGGGCGCGGCTGGCGGCCTATCGGGCCCGTCTGACCGGGGCCGAGGCGGCGGCGAAGCGGGATATCGATTCGGCGGCGGAGGCGGTGCGCTGA